The nucleotide window GCTCAGCCAAAGATAAAATGTTAACTTCTTTAACAACTGAATTGATTACGCCCGAGAGTTCCTTGGCTTTGCTTCGTAACTCTGCTTTTTCGCCCAGAATCTTGCCGACTAAAGCACCTGCTTGTGCTTTACCATCGTGTGAAACCGCGTTTAGTAAGGCTACTTTTCTGATAAGTTCTCGAAGTCCGCTGTCTTTTTCTAGTGTCAAACTGTTTACGCTCGCTGTTACTTGGTTCGTTTAATCAAGAATTCAGCGAACGCTTTTAATTTTTCCTTAGCCTCTGGCGTTGGAAGAAGCCTGTCAACTTCGCTCCAACTGTCCAGAACCATCCGTTCAGCAGTAGCCTTCACATATTCGATGGCACCATATTTCTGCATGAGCACTATGGCTTCGTTGCGCAGGTTTTGGTCAGAAGTGTGCATGTTGAGGATTTCGATTAAGCGTTTCTTGTCGGCGCTTTTGGCTTTTTGCAGAGTATAAATCACCAGTAGCGAGCGTTTACCCTCACTGATATCTTGTCCGACACCACCTTTCTTTTTTGCGAATTCTTCACCAATCACATCTAAAATATCATCTTGCATTTGGAAAGCAACACCGATACTTTCCGCCAAACGTCCGAGTTTTTCAACCAGCTTTTCATCAGCGCCTGCTAGAACTGCTGCCATTTTAGCTGCCATGCGCGCTAGGGTGCCTGTTTTGTAAGCGCACATCTGCAAATAATCCTGCTCACTTAAAGCGTCGGCGTTGGCTATGCCCTTGTGCCATGCAATGTCCATGGCTTGCCCCATGCTGAGGTTAATCATTTCTTGCACGTAAACCTCGTAAACGTCCCGTTGCATCTGAGGCGATAGTTTGTTTCTTTGCACCATTAAGGGAAGAAGTGGCAGATAATACATGGCGTTTCCAGCATTGATTGCGATGTCGTTACCGTAGATTTGGTATGAACAGGGTTTGCCCCGCCGCAATTCCGATGAATCTTCGATGTCGTCAATGACGAGTGTGCCGTTATGGATGACTTCGGGTATTATGGAGAAGTCTAAGCAGTAATCCTCCTTTTTGCCGAGCGCTTCGCAGATTAGTAAGAATAAGGCTGGTCGCCAGCGTTTGCCTCCGCGGTCCAGCATGTCCCAGATGGGGTCAGCAACAGCTTTGTTTAGTGTTTCCAAATTGTAGCTAAAGGCTGGCGGGTTTACCTTGAAGAGCACTGCGTCTTTGCTGAACTTTCGTGGAATGTATTTTTCGATGGCTTTGTCAATTAGGGGTGCTTTTTCTTCGAGAAATTTTTCAACATCCAAGTTAACGTACTCCTCTTTTGGCGTATTTTTGCAAATTAAATCCTCTGGCCTGTAGCCATTGACCTGTTTTGCCAGTAATAACCACAGGCGTGTTTGCTAAGTCGCTGATTTTTTGTGCACCAGTGAGAAACATTGCGTTGCGTAGTTCTTCGATCAAATCTGAAAGTTTGCTCTCGGTTTGTTTTGTGCCTTTTACGGCAGTTTGCAAAATTGGCTGTGAAATACTTGCTATGGTTGCGTTTAGGGCTAAGGCTTTTGTTATGTCGGTGCCGCTTCGGATTCCGCCTGAAGCAATCAGCGGCAATTTGACTGTTTGTGCGGCTTCTATGAGGCTTACTGCGGTTGGTATGCCCCAATCCCAGAAAGCTTCGCCTAGGAAACGCTGAACGCCGTCTGCTTCCTGTGAGCGGTAATATTCAACGGCTGCAAAGCTTGTTCCGCCTACGCCACCGACATCTATGGCTTTTACGCCTGCTTCCTCAAGCGCTTTTGCGTCTTCTGCTGAGATTCCGCAGCCTGTTTCTTTAACGATTACTGGTACATCGAGTTCGCGTGCGACTTCGCCTATTTTTGTTAGTACGCCTTCAAAATTGGTTTGTCCTTCAGGCTGAACTGCCTCTTGCAACGCGTTCAGGTGTATAGCAACTGCGTCAGCGTCAATCATTTCGACAACACGCTTGACTTCTTTTGCGCCGTAGCCGTGGACAAGTTGGACGCCGCCGATGTTGGCGATTAAAAAGGCGGTTGGTGCTTTTTTGCGTGCTATTCTGTAGGTTTCTTCAAGGGTTTTGTTTTCGATGGCGGCTCTTTGGCTTCCTACACCCATGCCTAAGCCGAGTTTTTCCACTGCCTCTGCGATTGAGGCGTTAATTTGTGTGGCTTCTTGTGCTCCGCCAGTCATGGCGCCTACGATTATTGGGGCTGAGAATTTTTTATTCAAGAAGGTGGTTGTTAAGTTGATTTTTGTTTTATCAATTTCTGGCAGAGCTCGATGGACGAGTTGGACGTCT belongs to Candidatus Bathyarchaeota archaeon and includes:
- a CDS encoding polyprenyl synthetase family protein, whose translation is MDVEKFLEEKAPLIDKAIEKYIPRKFSKDAVLFKVNPPAFSYNLETLNKAVADPIWDMLDRGGKRWRPALFLLICEALGKKEDYCLDFSIIPEVIHNGTLVIDDIEDSSELRRGKPCSYQIYGNDIAINAGNAMYYLPLLPLMVQRNKLSPQMQRDVYEVYVQEMINLSMGQAMDIAWHKGIANADALSEQDYLQMCAYKTGTLARMAAKMAAVLAGADEKLVEKLGRLAESIGVAFQMQDDILDVIGEEFAKKKGGVGQDISEGKRSLLVIYTLQKAKSADKKRLIEILNMHTSDQNLRNEAIVLMQKYGAIEYVKATAERMVLDSWSEVDRLLPTPEAKEKLKAFAEFLIKRTK
- the fni gene encoding type 2 isopentenyl-diphosphate Delta-isomerase, with product MAEKTGKRKIDHIRICLNEKAQAKKATTGFEDVQLVHRALPEIDKTKINLTTTFLNKKFSAPIIVGAMTGGAQEATQINASIAEAVEKLGLGMGVGSQRAAIENKTLEETYRIARKKAPTAFLIANIGGVQLVHGYGAKEVKRVVEMIDADAVAIHLNALQEAVQPEGQTNFEGVLTKIGEVARELDVPVIVKETGCGISAEDAKALEEAGVKAIDVGGVGGTSFAAVEYYRSQEADGVQRFLGEAFWDWGIPTAVSLIEAAQTVKLPLIASGGIRSGTDITKALALNATIASISQPILQTAVKGTKQTESKLSDLIEELRNAMFLTGAQKISDLANTPVVITGKTGQWLQARGFNLQKYAKRGVR